A genomic stretch from Aminobacter aminovorans includes:
- a CDS encoding TetR family transcriptional regulator — protein MNDIAESPLDLARQETVGRILDSAERLFRHYGYTKTNVADIARDLGMSPANIYRFFASKVEIHQAICGRMLGAVYQMACQILRAEGSATERLRSFIYAQHNLTVETMLDQEKVHEMVIVALERDWHVIEKHIDRLHDLMAEVIAQGIAAGEFAEQDPRIAARCFGAATATLCHPQMVSQCVNKPNRATFEELTDYALRALKK, from the coding sequence ATGAACGACATTGCTGAAAGCCCCTTGGATCTGGCGCGACAGGAGACTGTCGGGCGCATTCTCGATTCAGCCGAGCGGCTGTTCCGGCACTACGGCTACACCAAGACCAATGTCGCCGACATCGCCCGCGACCTCGGCATGTCGCCGGCCAATATCTATCGTTTCTTCGCCTCAAAGGTGGAAATCCACCAAGCGATCTGCGGCCGCATGCTCGGCGCCGTCTATCAGATGGCCTGCCAGATCCTGCGTGCCGAAGGCAGCGCCACCGAGCGCCTGCGCAGTTTCATCTATGCCCAGCACAACCTGACCGTCGAGACGATGCTCGACCAGGAGAAAGTGCATGAGATGGTGATCGTGGCGTTGGAGCGCGACTGGCACGTCATCGAAAAGCATATCGACCGACTGCATGATCTGATGGCTGAAGTCATCGCCCAGGGCATCGCCGCCGGCGAATTCGCCGAGCAGGATCCGCGGATCGCCGCGCGCTGCTTCGGTGCCGCAACAGCTACTTTGTGCCATCCGCAGATGGTCTCGCAGTGCGTCAACAAGCCCAATCGGGCGACGTTCGAGGAACTTACTGATTACGCGCTCAGGGCGCTGAAGAAATAG
- a CDS encoding efflux RND transporter periplasmic adaptor subunit, with translation MISFKTFNANLRPLASLALVSLLGVGLSACSEAKTETVEAVRPVKVVEIASTGTTRELDYSGSVKARTEVNLGFRVAGKITERVVNIGDKVKTGDLLARIDATDYQLGVSTAEANLHAAEKQVETAKLADERAAQLYAKKFASEAQREQAALAYRQASSQRDAAASSLKQARNQVGYAELRADQNGIVTSVSADTGQVVGAGTPVVAVAVDGDKEVQIAVPELEIAQFQQGKPVKVSFWSDAGLVLDGKVREVAGSADPQSRTFSVRVSLPDDNRVLLGMSATIEASVENGKEFVSIPLSALAKQGDKDIVWVVNGEQVHARDIKVASFADAGVQVADGLKPGDLVVAAGTQFMAENLTVKVPTPEQRAASKEATAAIR, from the coding sequence ATGATTTCGTTCAAGACCTTCAATGCGAACCTGCGTCCTCTTGCCAGCCTGGCACTGGTGTCGCTGCTTGGCGTTGGCCTTTCTGCCTGCTCCGAAGCCAAGACCGAGACGGTCGAAGCGGTCCGCCCGGTCAAGGTGGTCGAGATCGCCAGCACGGGCACGACCCGCGAGCTCGACTATTCGGGTTCGGTGAAGGCGCGCACCGAGGTGAATCTCGGCTTCCGCGTCGCCGGCAAGATCACCGAAAGGGTGGTCAATATCGGCGACAAGGTGAAGACGGGAGACCTGCTCGCTCGCATCGACGCGACCGACTACCAGCTGGGTGTCAGCACGGCGGAAGCCAACCTTCACGCAGCGGAAAAGCAGGTCGAGACGGCTAAGCTGGCCGATGAGCGGGCAGCACAGCTTTATGCCAAGAAGTTCGCCTCCGAAGCGCAGCGCGAGCAGGCGGCGCTTGCCTACAGGCAGGCGTCGTCGCAGCGCGATGCTGCTGCCTCGTCGCTGAAGCAGGCGAGGAACCAGGTCGGTTATGCTGAGCTGCGCGCCGACCAGAACGGCATCGTCACATCGGTCAGCGCCGATACCGGTCAGGTGGTCGGGGCCGGAACGCCTGTTGTCGCGGTCGCCGTCGATGGCGACAAGGAAGTGCAGATCGCCGTGCCCGAGCTGGAGATTGCCCAGTTCCAGCAGGGCAAGCCGGTCAAGGTCAGCTTCTGGTCCGACGCCGGGCTGGTGCTCGACGGCAAGGTGCGCGAGGTCGCCGGCAGTGCCGACCCGCAGTCCAGGACGTTTTCGGTGCGCGTCAGCCTGCCCGACGACAACAGGGTGCTCCTTGGTATGAGCGCGACCATCGAGGCGTCGGTCGAGAACGGCAAGGAGTTCGTCTCGATACCGCTCAGCGCGCTGGCCAAGCAAGGCGACAAAGACATCGTCTGGGTGGTCAATGGCGAACAGGTCCATGCCCGCGACATCAAGGTGGCGAGCTTTGCCGATGCCGGTGTCCAGGTTGCCGACGGCTTGAAGCCGGGCGACCTCGTGGTGGCGGCAGGAACGCAGTTCATGGCGGAGAATTTGACGGTCAAGGTGCCGACGCCGGAGCAGCGCGCGGCATCGAAAGAGGCCACGGCGGCAATTCGCTAA
- a CDS encoding efflux RND transporter permease subunit, translating to MDNSSQDKQPFNLSRWAIGHPSIARFLFGLIIITGALGLMRMGQSEDPEFTFRVMVVQAVWPGASIEEMQDQVVNKIERKLQETPHLDWVKSYTRAGSAIITVQVKGDTDTAEVKDAFYQVRKKVGDISSELPQGLLGPYFNDEFGDTFITLHSIAGEGYSYPELKALAIKARDMLLTTPGVEKAVILGDQPQRIYIDVSSKALAERGLTLNDVRNTIAGQNNIDPAGAVDTGTHSVRISVEGDLSKTADIRELRLRAGNQVTRLGDIATVTSGLEDPYQRKFRYNGQDSVQVGVVMAKGFKVTDVGKAVEETYKRFKESLPYGVSVDQISNQPEVVTEAIGEFMKALIEALLIVLVVSFLSIGWRSGLVIAITIPLVLAATFAVMYQLGIDLQRISLGALIIALGLLVDDAMIVVEMMERKLEEGLVKVEAASFAYSSTAFPMLTGTLITTAGFIPVGFAESTAGEYVRSLFYVVGIALVISWFVAVYFTPWLGNMILKQRKHAGSHHDAFDTNFYRRLRATVSWAVRHRIIVLVLTLVAFFGSLFAFQFIPQNFFPQSSRPEILVDLWLPEGTSIKEVEKQAQALEKRMMDDPDKKFIATYVGEGAPRFFLPLDQQLRNPNYAQLLIMANDEPARERLITKLRGILAEDFPSIRGKVDRLFLGPPTGWPVQLRVMGPDRAEVRRIADEVKAKFAATPELGAIHDDWLEQVPAMKLVVDQDRARALGVSSQRIRQMLQATMQGAPLDNFRDGEETVSIVAREPEANRHLLTAVNSVYIPTDFGGFVPLSQVAKVVPVMEQGIEWRRDRLPTITVRATLPDHIQANDVAMKLYADLKPLRDGLAPGYKVEIQGGAEDAAESQASIAAKAPVMLLVIVLLLMVQLQHFGKAMLVLATGPLGIIGAAAALLISGAPFGFVAILGVIALLGIIIRNSIILVDQIDQDIAAGMERSEAIIGAAVRRFRPIVLTAMTAVLALIPISWGVFWGPLAYSMMGGILVATVLTILVLPAGYALFFGREPKTKPAEPHAEKGENTAALIQHPALAAE from the coding sequence ATGGACAATTCCAGCCAGGACAAACAGCCCTTCAACCTGTCACGTTGGGCGATAGGACATCCGAGCATCGCACGCTTCTTGTTTGGGCTGATCATCATCACCGGTGCGCTCGGCCTGATGCGCATGGGCCAGAGTGAAGATCCGGAATTCACCTTCCGCGTCATGGTGGTGCAGGCAGTGTGGCCGGGCGCCTCGATCGAGGAGATGCAGGACCAGGTCGTCAACAAGATCGAGCGCAAGCTGCAGGAAACGCCGCATCTCGACTGGGTCAAGTCCTACACGCGCGCCGGCAGCGCCATCATCACCGTGCAGGTCAAGGGCGACACCGACACCGCCGAGGTGAAGGACGCCTTCTATCAGGTGCGCAAGAAGGTCGGCGACATCTCGAGCGAGCTGCCGCAAGGCCTGCTCGGACCCTATTTCAACGACGAGTTCGGCGATACCTTCATCACGCTGCACTCGATCGCGGGAGAGGGCTACAGCTATCCCGAACTGAAGGCGCTGGCGATCAAGGCGCGCGACATGCTGCTGACGACGCCCGGCGTCGAAAAGGCCGTCATCCTCGGCGACCAGCCGCAGCGCATCTATATCGACGTCTCGTCCAAGGCATTGGCCGAACGCGGCCTGACGCTGAACGACGTACGCAACACCATCGCCGGGCAGAACAACATCGACCCGGCGGGTGCTGTCGACACCGGCACGCATTCGGTGCGCATCTCGGTCGAGGGCGACCTGTCCAAGACGGCCGATATCCGCGAGCTGCGCCTGCGCGCCGGCAACCAGGTTACCCGGCTCGGCGACATCGCCACGGTGACATCGGGTCTTGAGGATCCCTACCAGCGCAAGTTCCGCTACAACGGCCAGGACAGCGTCCAGGTCGGCGTGGTGATGGCCAAGGGCTTCAAGGTCACCGACGTCGGCAAGGCTGTCGAGGAGACCTACAAGCGTTTCAAGGAATCGCTGCCTTATGGCGTGTCGGTCGACCAGATCTCCAATCAGCCGGAAGTGGTGACGGAAGCCATCGGCGAGTTCATGAAGGCACTGATCGAGGCGCTGCTGATCGTGCTGGTGGTGTCGTTCCTGTCGATTGGCTGGCGCTCGGGCCTGGTCATCGCGATCACCATCCCGCTGGTGCTCGCCGCCACCTTCGCTGTCATGTACCAGCTGGGCATCGACCTGCAGCGCATCTCGCTCGGCGCACTGATCATTGCGCTTGGCCTGCTCGTCGACGATGCGATGATCGTCGTCGAGATGATGGAGCGAAAGCTCGAGGAGGGGCTGGTCAAGGTCGAGGCGGCGTCATTTGCCTATTCCTCGACGGCGTTCCCGATGCTGACGGGCACGCTGATCACCACGGCAGGCTTCATTCCCGTCGGCTTCGCCGAATCCACGGCGGGTGAATATGTGCGCTCTCTGTTCTATGTCGTCGGTATCGCCCTCGTCATCTCGTGGTTCGTGGCCGTCTATTTCACGCCATGGCTCGGCAACATGATCCTGAAGCAGCGCAAGCATGCCGGCAGTCATCACGATGCCTTCGATACCAACTTCTACCGCCGCCTGCGCGCGACGGTGAGCTGGGCCGTGCGCCACCGCATCATCGTTCTGGTGCTGACGCTGGTGGCCTTCTTCGGCTCGCTGTTTGCCTTCCAGTTCATCCCGCAGAACTTCTTCCCGCAGTCGTCGCGGCCTGAAATCCTCGTCGACCTGTGGCTGCCCGAGGGCACCAGCATCAAGGAGGTCGAAAAGCAGGCCCAGGCGCTGGAAAAGCGCATGATGGACGACCCCGACAAGAAGTTCATCGCCACCTATGTCGGTGAGGGCGCGCCGCGCTTCTTCCTGCCGCTGGACCAGCAGCTGCGCAACCCGAACTATGCCCAGCTTCTGATCATGGCCAATGACGAGCCGGCGCGCGAACGACTGATCACCAAGCTGCGCGGTATCCTGGCCGAGGATTTCCCGTCGATCCGCGGCAAGGTCGATCGCCTGTTCCTCGGACCGCCGACAGGCTGGCCGGTGCAACTGCGCGTCATGGGGCCGGACCGGGCCGAAGTGCGCCGCATCGCCGACGAGGTGAAGGCCAAGTTCGCGGCGACGCCGGAACTCGGCGCCATCCATGACGACTGGCTGGAACAGGTGCCGGCGATGAAGCTGGTGGTCGATCAGGACAGGGCGCGGGCGCTCGGCGTCTCGTCGCAACGCATCCGCCAGATGCTGCAGGCAACGATGCAGGGCGCGCCGCTCGACAATTTCCGCGACGGCGAGGAGACGGTATCGATCGTCGCCCGCGAGCCGGAGGCCAACCGTCACCTTCTGACGGCGGTCAACTCGGTCTATATTCCGACCGACTTTGGTGGGTTCGTGCCGCTGTCGCAGGTGGCCAAGGTGGTGCCTGTCATGGAGCAGGGCATCGAATGGCGCCGCGACCGCCTGCCGACGATCACGGTCCGTGCGACGCTGCCCGACCACATCCAGGCCAACGACGTGGCGATGAAGCTCTATGCCGATCTCAAGCCGCTGCGCGACGGCCTGGCTCCCGGCTACAAGGTCGAGATCCAGGGCGGTGCCGAGGACGCGGCCGAAAGCCAGGCCTCGATCGCCGCCAAGGCGCCGGTGATGTTGCTCGTCATCGTGCTTTTGTTGATGGTGCAATTGCAGCACTTCGGCAAGGCAATGCTGGTGCTGGCGACAGGTCCGCTCGGCATCATCGGGGCCGCTGCGGCATTGTTGATCTCAGGCGCGCCGTTCGGCTTCGTGGCGATCCTCGGCGTCATCGCGCTGCTCGGCATCATCATCCGCAACTCGATCATCCTCGTCGACCAGATCGACCAGGACATCGCGGCGGGCATGGAGCGCTCAGAGGCGATCATTGGCGCCGCCGTGCGCCGCTTCCGTCCGATCGTTCTGACGGCGATGACGGCGGTGCTGGCGCTGATCCCGATTTCCTGGGGCGTGTTCTGGGGCCCGCTCGCCTATTCGATGATGGGCGGCATCCTGGTCGCCACCGTGCTGACCATCCTGGTGCTGCCGGCCGGCTATGCGCTGTTCTTTGGCCGTGAGCCGAAGACCAAGCCGGCCGAACCGCATGCGGAGAAGGGCGAAAACACCGCTGCGCTCATTCAGCACCCGGCGCTGGCGGCGGAATAG
- a CDS encoding serine hydrolase, translating to MTFSAAAVSSSSHFPSPAEIKRILVERIDVQRHSVGIVIGTFGPEGRVVVSHGKFGAYYARPVDADTGFEIGSITKVFTTLLLAEMAGRGEVGLDNPVAMHLPATVHMPTRDGREITLTDLATHTSGLPRLPENMAPSDDDNPYADYSVEQMYAFLSAYELPRDIGSQYEYSNLGMGLLGHALSRRAGLSYGALVRERILAPLNMHSTADTPAVYRKSRLANGHDAQLMPVLNWDLPTLAGAGALLSTVDDMLKFVEMLVDQRTSPLRKALATTLSIRRPAGVGDDETGLGWVISGSGVDQIVWHNGGTGGYRSYLGFMPAKGVGIVALSNTSTEVGVDDIGRHLLDSRNPLAEPPRERIAITLDPTICDRYVGVYRLAPEFEIAITREGASLFAQATGQGRHEIFAENDSQFFLKVVDAQLSFDVGADGRATGMTLHQNGIDQQAPKVVP from the coding sequence ATGACCTTTTCTGCCGCGGCAGTTTCCTCCAGCTCGCACTTTCCATCCCCAGCCGAGATCAAGCGTATCCTCGTCGAGCGCATCGACGTACAGCGCCATAGCGTCGGCATCGTGATCGGCACATTCGGCCCAGAAGGCCGTGTCGTCGTCTCGCACGGCAAATTCGGCGCCTACTACGCCCGTCCTGTCGATGCGGACACCGGCTTCGAGATCGGCTCGATCACGAAGGTTTTCACCACGCTCCTGCTCGCCGAGATGGCCGGGCGCGGTGAGGTCGGGCTCGACAACCCGGTCGCCATGCATCTGCCCGCCACCGTCCATATGCCGACGCGCGACGGCCGCGAAATCACCCTGACCGACCTCGCCACCCACACCTCCGGCCTGCCGCGCCTGCCCGAAAACATGGCGCCGTCAGACGACGACAACCCGTATGCCGACTACAGCGTCGAGCAGATGTACGCGTTCCTGTCTGCCTACGAGCTGCCGCGCGACATCGGCAGCCAGTACGAATATTCCAACCTCGGCATGGGCCTGCTCGGCCATGCGTTGTCCCGCCGTGCAGGCCTGAGCTATGGCGCGCTGGTCCGCGAGCGCATCCTCGCGCCGCTCAATATGCACTCCACCGCCGACACACCGGCCGTCTACAGGAAGTCGCGCCTGGCCAATGGCCACGACGCCCAGCTGATGCCGGTGCTGAACTGGGACCTGCCGACGCTCGCCGGTGCCGGCGCCCTGCTGTCGACTGTCGACGACATGCTGAAATTCGTGGAGATGCTGGTCGACCAGCGCACTTCACCGCTTAGGAAAGCACTTGCCACCACGCTTTCGATCCGCCGCCCTGCCGGCGTGGGAGACGACGAGACCGGTCTCGGCTGGGTCATCTCGGGCAGCGGCGTCGACCAGATCGTCTGGCACAATGGCGGCACGGGCGGCTATCGCTCTTATCTCGGCTTCATGCCGGCCAAGGGTGTCGGCATCGTTGCACTTTCCAACACCTCGACCGAAGTTGGCGTCGATGACATCGGGCGGCACCTGCTCGACAGCAGGAACCCGCTGGCCGAGCCACCAAGGGAACGTATCGCCATCACCCTCGATCCAACGATCTGCGACCGTTATGTCGGCGTCTACAGGCTGGCCCCGGAGTTCGAAATCGCCATCACCCGCGAAGGCGCGAGCCTCTTCGCCCAGGCAACCGGCCAGGGCCGCCACGAGATCTTTGCCGAGAACGACAGCCAGTTCTTCCTCAAGGTCGTCGACGCCCAGCTCAGCTTCGATGTCGGTGCCGACGGCCGTGCCACTGGCATGACGCTGCACCAGAACGGTATCGACCAGCAGGCACCGAAGGTGGTGCCCTAG
- a CDS encoding diaminopropionate ammonia-lyase, protein MLIRNQHADYRKTLDAVDAETLGIEAAETVERFLSHRPNHRPTPLRSLPALAQNLGIGAVHLKDEGFRLGLGSFKALGGAYAVIRLVLEAAEARLGRPVAIAELHSPEVAKISAAMTFGCATDGNHGRSVAQGAQLVGARSVIFVHAGVSDARVAAIARYGAVMERVAGTYDDSVAEAARVCEANGWTVVSDTSWPGYERIPRLVMQGYTAIFREALERLPQPPTHVFIQSGVGGIAAAASGYLACRFGKARPIFVVVDPARAACIFETARQGKPVKIAHGEPTVMAMLECYEPSQVAWRVLSRVADAFMTVEDETAVEAMNLLARPFGHDPVVVSGESGGAGLAGLLVATRDPDMRAAIGLDANARVLLVITEGATDPDRYRDLVGLTPGDLAIAGK, encoded by the coding sequence ATGCTTATCCGCAACCAGCACGCCGACTATCGCAAGACGCTCGACGCGGTCGATGCGGAAACGCTTGGAATCGAAGCCGCCGAGACGGTCGAACGCTTCCTGTCGCACCGGCCCAACCATCGCCCGACTCCGCTGCGCTCGTTGCCGGCGCTGGCCCAGAATCTGGGCATCGGTGCCGTCCATCTGAAGGACGAGGGTTTTCGCCTCGGCCTCGGCAGCTTCAAGGCGCTCGGCGGCGCCTATGCGGTCATTCGCCTCGTGCTGGAGGCGGCGGAAGCGCGGCTCGGCCGTCCGGTCGCCATCGCCGAACTGCACAGCCCCGAAGTGGCAAAAATCTCCGCCGCCATGACTTTCGGCTGCGCCACCGACGGCAATCACGGCCGCTCGGTCGCGCAAGGGGCGCAGCTCGTCGGCGCCCGTTCGGTAATCTTCGTCCATGCCGGGGTCAGCGACGCGCGCGTCGCTGCCATCGCCCGCTACGGCGCGGTGATGGAGCGCGTCGCCGGCACCTATGACGACTCCGTCGCCGAGGCGGCGCGGGTCTGCGAGGCCAATGGCTGGACCGTCGTCTCCGACACCTCCTGGCCCGGCTACGAGCGCATCCCAAGGCTCGTCATGCAGGGTTACACGGCGATCTTCCGCGAGGCGCTCGAAAGGCTACCGCAGCCGCCCACCCATGTCTTCATCCAGTCCGGCGTCGGCGGCATTGCCGCTGCCGCCTCGGGCTACCTCGCCTGCCGCTTCGGCAAGGCGCGGCCGATCTTTGTCGTCGTCGATCCGGCCCGCGCCGCCTGCATCTTCGAGACGGCGCGGCAAGGCAAACCGGTCAAGATCGCCCATGGGGAACCGACCGTCATGGCGATGCTCGAATGCTACGAGCCGTCGCAGGTCGCCTGGCGCGTGCTGTCGCGCGTCGCCGACGCCTTCATGACCGTCGAAGACGAGACTGCCGTCGAAGCCATGAACCTACTCGCCCGCCCCTTCGGCCATGACCCGGTGGTGGTATCAGGCGAAAGCGGCGGTGCCGGCCTCGCCGGCCTGCTCGTCGCCACCCGCGATCCCGACATGCGCGCCGCCATCGGCCTCGATGCCAACGCACGCGTCCTGCTCGTTATCACTGAAGGTGCCACCGACCCCGACCGCTACCGCGACCTCGTCGGCCTGACACCGGGAGATCTTGCCATCGCGGGGAAGTGA
- a CDS encoding Lrp/AsnC family transcriptional regulator, with product MRNAGKAVELDEFDLKILDILQGDNATPQREIGEAVHLSAPAVQRRIKRMEEGGVIAANVAVVDPDKVGRPITIIVEISIESEQIGLLDATKASFGAAPEVQQCYYVTGEADFVLVVTVASMAEYEALTRRLFFANPNIKKFRTLVAMDRVKAGLTVPLGA from the coding sequence TTGAGGAATGCCGGCAAAGCTGTCGAGCTCGACGAATTCGACCTGAAGATCCTCGATATCCTGCAGGGCGACAATGCAACGCCGCAGCGCGAGATCGGCGAGGCGGTGCATCTGTCGGCGCCAGCTGTGCAGCGGCGCATCAAGCGCATGGAGGAGGGCGGCGTCATCGCCGCCAATGTCGCGGTGGTCGATCCCGACAAGGTCGGGCGGCCGATCACCATCATCGTCGAGATATCCATCGAGAGCGAGCAGATCGGGCTGCTCGACGCCACCAAGGCGAGTTTTGGCGCGGCACCCGAAGTGCAGCAGTGCTACTACGTCACCGGCGAGGCGGATTTCGTGCTGGTGGTGACGGTGGCCAGCATGGCCGAGTATGAGGCGCTGACCCGGCGCCTGTTTTTCGCCAATCCCAACATCAAGAAGTTCCGCACACTGGTGGCGATGGACCGGGTCAAGGCCGGGCTGACGGTACCGCTGGGTGCTTGA
- the dapA gene encoding 4-hydroxy-tetrahydrodipicolinate synthase — protein MTPKSVTTEQTHPRFIGAMSALPTPFSNGEVDLRSLAALVEWQIAEGINGLVACGTTGEAPTLSWHERIMVIRKTVASSNGRVPVIAGTGTNSTESTIAFTAAARDFGADAALIVTPYYNKPSQAGIVRHFETIAAKVDIPIIVYNVPARTGVDLTPATIEHLAAIPSIVGFKDATGDLSRPMAFAQRFADRFTWLSGHDATAFGFNTMGGSGTISVVSNVAPRLCVAMHDACRRGDPHAAREIHNRLRPLIAALELETNPVPVKHALYLMGKMASDVRLPLVEVEPNTASAISDNLSVLDAQARPSRALHSVRMAARAASNARHL, from the coding sequence ATGACACCCAAATCCGTGACCACTGAGCAGACTCATCCGCGCTTTATCGGCGCGATGTCAGCACTCCCCACGCCGTTCAGTAACGGCGAAGTCGACCTGAGAAGCCTTGCCGCGCTTGTCGAATGGCAGATCGCGGAAGGCATCAACGGCCTGGTTGCCTGCGGCACTACGGGCGAAGCCCCGACCCTGTCCTGGCATGAGCGTATCATGGTCATCCGAAAGACGGTGGCTTCCTCCAACGGGCGCGTGCCGGTCATTGCCGGCACCGGCACCAACAGCACGGAATCGACTATCGCCTTCACCGCGGCGGCGCGCGATTTCGGCGCCGACGCCGCGCTGATCGTCACGCCCTACTACAACAAGCCGAGCCAGGCCGGCATCGTCAGACATTTCGAGACGATCGCGGCCAAGGTCGACATCCCCATCATCGTCTACAACGTTCCGGCCCGCACCGGCGTCGACCTGACACCAGCCACCATCGAGCATTTGGCGGCGATCCCCAGCATCGTCGGCTTCAAGGATGCGACGGGCGACCTGTCGCGCCCGATGGCGTTCGCCCAGAGGTTCGCCGACCGCTTCACCTGGCTGTCCGGCCACGACGCCACCGCTTTCGGCTTCAACACCATGGGCGGCAGCGGCACCATTTCGGTGGTTTCCAATGTTGCGCCGCGCCTTTGCGTGGCGATGCACGACGCCTGCCGGCGGGGTGATCCGCACGCGGCGCGCGAAATCCACAACCGCCTGCGCCCGCTCATCGCAGCGCTCGAACTCGAAACCAACCCTGTGCCGGTCAAGCACGCGCTTTACCTGATGGGCAAGATGGCATCGGACGTCCGGCTGCCCCTGGTCGAGGTCGAGCCGAATACTGCATCCGCTATCAGCGACAACCTGTCGGTGCTCGACGCGCAGGCCCGCCCCTCGCGCGCGCTCCATTCCGTCCGGATGGCCGCCCGCGCGGCCTCGAACGCCAGGCATTTATGA
- a CDS encoding glutathione S-transferase family protein, protein MILYYQTHSPFARKTLVFAHEAGIAERLEVIHQETSPTLRNARVFAENPLGKVPVLLRDAGEPIFDSDVICAYLDTLHDGVKMIPGEGEARWRALRLQAVAQGLAQAGIGLRWERERRPEQLRYPALAEGYNDKIEATYDWLEGAIAEAPLNVGHIAVATALSWMAFRELPSFRGRARLTAWFDAFEQRPSMLATPLSGETHDR, encoded by the coding sequence ATGATCCTCTATTACCAGACCCACTCCCCCTTCGCCCGCAAGACGCTGGTGTTCGCCCATGAGGCCGGCATCGCCGAGCGGCTGGAGGTGATCCACCAAGAGACCAGCCCGACACTGCGCAATGCGCGCGTTTTTGCCGAGAACCCCCTCGGGAAAGTGCCGGTGCTTTTGCGCGACGCGGGCGAGCCTATCTTCGATTCGGACGTCATCTGCGCCTATCTCGACACGCTGCATGATGGTGTGAAAATGATCCCTGGAGAGGGTGAGGCTCGCTGGCGGGCGCTCCGGTTGCAGGCCGTGGCGCAGGGGCTGGCGCAGGCGGGCATCGGCCTGCGCTGGGAGAGGGAGCGGCGGCCCGAACAACTGCGCTATCCGGCGCTTGCCGAGGGCTACAACGACAAGATCGAGGCGACCTATGACTGGCTCGAAGGTGCGATTGCCGAGGCGCCACTTAACGTCGGGCACATTGCTGTGGCGACGGCGCTGTCGTGGATGGCGTTTCGCGAGCTTCCGTCGTTTCGCGGCCGGGCGCGGCTGACGGCCTGGTTCGACGCGTTCGAGCAACGTCCGTCGATGCTGGCGACGCCCTTGTCGGGCGAGACTCATGATCGGTAG
- a CDS encoding VOC family protein, which yields MSEAQAYPAPKVLGGLIAYLQVDGAFKAAEFYKRAFGAEQVFAYPADEQGRTMHVHLYVNGSSMMLCDAYPEHGHAHEKAQGYTMQLILGDDIDAWWERAVDAGCEVVVPLEIMFWGDRWGQLRDPFGVAWAMNAPVKPA from the coding sequence ATGTCGGAAGCTCAAGCATACCCCGCCCCGAAGGTCCTTGGCGGCCTGATCGCCTACCTGCAGGTCGACGGCGCCTTCAAGGCGGCCGAGTTCTACAAGCGTGCCTTCGGCGCCGAGCAGGTCTTCGCCTACCCCGCCGACGAGCAGGGCCGGACCATGCACGTCCATCTCTATGTCAACGGCTCGTCGATGATGCTGTGCGACGCCTATCCCGAGCACGGCCATGCGCACGAGAAGGCGCAGGGTTACACCATGCAGCTCATCCTCGGCGACGACATCGACGCCTGGTGGGAGCGCGCCGTCGACGCCGGTTGCGAGGTGGTTGTGCCGCTCGAAATCATGTTCTGGGGAGACCGCTGGGGCCAGCTGCGCGATCCATTCGGCGTCGCTTGGGCGATGAACGCGCCGGTCAAGCCGGCCTGA